The sequence below is a genomic window from Cedecea neteri.
AATCAGGTTCGCGCGCTGCCGCAGCTCAATAAAGTGTTGGGCAGAAACGGCATGCTCTAAAGCACTAACGATCATCTGCCTGCGGGGCTCCGCATTTATAGTGAGGCCATTCATTCGCAGCAGGGAATCAGCAAAATGGCATTAGATCTTGGGCTTTATTTCGACCGTATTAACTATCACGGGCCACGCAGCGCCACCGTAGAAACGTTACGTGCGCTGCATCTGGCGCACGCCTGCGCTATTCCGTTTGAGAATCTGGACGTTTTGCTCGGCAGAACACTCCATGTCGATGACGAGAGCGTTTTTGAAAAGCTGGTCGTGGCCGGGCGCGGCGGCTGGTGTTTTGAGCAAAACGGCCTGTTCCGCAACGTTCTCGCCGGGCTTGGGTTTGAGGTGGAAAACTTAGCGGCGCGCGTGCTGCTGGCCAACCCGCCGCAGATGCCTGCCAGGACGCACCGCCTCACGAAGGTTACCGTCGACGGCCAGGACTGGATTGCTGACGTTGGTTTCGGGGGGAAAACGCTGCCCGAACCGGTTCGCCTGGTAGAGGGTGAGATGCAGCAGACGACGCATGGCGTGTACAGTTTCGAACGCGTTGAGCACGACTGGTTGCTGAAATTCCATGATGCTGACAAGGTGATTAACCTTTATCGCTTCAGCCTCGAACCGCAGTACGACTCTGATTACGAAGCCGGGAACCACTACGTGGCAACGTGGCCACACTCGCACTTCCGCCACTGCCTGACGCTGAGTTTGTACAAAGCCAACGGCGAAAAGAATACGCTCTATAGCGCCGGGGAAAACGCACCAGTCTTTACCCATGCACAAGAGGTTTATGACCTGCTGCAGAAAAACTTCAACTTGCGCTTCGACCATCCGCGCCACGGCATCAGCCTCGAAGAGTT
It includes:
- a CDS encoding arylamine N-acetyltransferase family protein gives rise to the protein MALDLGLYFDRINYHGPRSATVETLRALHLAHACAIPFENLDVLLGRTLHVDDESVFEKLVVAGRGGWCFEQNGLFRNVLAGLGFEVENLAARVLLANPPQMPARTHRLTKVTVDGQDWIADVGFGGKTLPEPVRLVEGEMQQTTHGVYSFERVEHDWLLKFHDADKVINLYRFSLEPQYDSDYEAGNHYVATWPHSHFRHCLTLSLYKANGEKNTLYSAGENAPVFTHAQEVYDLLQKNFNLRFDHPRHGISLEEFSVMLIRIGVIKPA